The following are from one region of the Halorussus rarus genome:
- a CDS encoding BrxE family protein encodes MTSTDLVDGFVSTKETLSDAGIDDEFFLDLIAARLLIERVGESNNQGWWDSRVLSETGRARLEEVTPKTQLQSRITLASKVGRKAEADRLPADSICLFSFGPQVESRLSAALEDIDAVDDNPLEELENVSVQSLDEGWTDRIIDETGSNITAESTTLTEPGTGGSFQIEEDGYTQSEIEPEKWRLLVTLLQGYGQNTDRLRVPYYPLKSELKSENA; translated from the coding sequence ATGACTTCAACTGATCTCGTCGATGGGTTCGTCTCGACTAAAGAAACTCTCAGTGACGCAGGTATTGATGACGAGTTCTTTCTTGACCTGATCGCCGCACGTCTGTTGATAGAGCGCGTGGGCGAGTCGAATAACCAAGGTTGGTGGGACTCACGAGTTCTGTCCGAGACTGGGCGGGCACGACTCGAAGAAGTAACGCCGAAAACACAACTCCAATCTCGAATCACCCTCGCATCGAAAGTCGGCCGGAAAGCAGAAGCAGACCGTCTTCCAGCAGATTCCATCTGTCTGTTCTCGTTCGGCCCACAAGTGGAATCACGTCTCTCGGCAGCCCTTGAAGACATCGATGCTGTCGACGACAATCCTCTAGAGGAACTTGAGAATGTCTCTGTGCAATCACTGGATGAAGGGTGGACGGACCGAATCATCGATGAAACTGGATCAAATATCACAGCGGAGTCTACCACGCTCACCGAGCCAGGAACCGGTGGTTCATTCCAGATCGAGGAAGATGGGTACACACAGTCCGAAATTGAACCAGAGAAATGGCGGCTGCTGGTCACCCTTCTACAAGGGTACGGACAGAACACTGATCGCCTCCGTGTACCGTACTACCCCCTCAAGTCAGAGCTTAAATCCGAAAACGCGTGA
- a CDS encoding metallophosphoesterase, with product MPYITGLISPDRIGIVCTMGTGNELTELYDSLSVLYGSLPSGADSEWKLALRSVLYGDELLANEASCYGAQQKERNFGKRKDYARRHGNGDRVTEFSAITVAKPREEDRRYVPAGARLPVAPESGEVLPVQVSTGEVDWAISLLAEFPAEPAADQPGDGVEMLLDPERVRQARENTGRGGIGAETTVLFVSDAHLGYENRAETGSGKTVSWIEEINSRDTMRRIRTIAMERDVDAVIHTGDLLDHEVDAVTLDAAESSLRDLTLCGIPVYCILGTHDHNAANPFYSNSVDGIAWMKDQVRNEYLIELSTNPTPVAGGPLDAYGVSAENVGIDDVGTYESLGWRPSEIAFGAASPGPNVLCLHDGVTPYRDSSTADVDLDELLAQSRVSFDCVLVGDEHRPRGDDFETGYSFEAMDGTPVLYTGPAARVGPAYRDHDGFVTELSFSDAGVTPTRHPI from the coding sequence GTGCCGTACATCACGGGTTTAATATCGCCCGACAGGATTGGGATAGTGTGTACGATGGGTACTGGGAATGAGTTGACTGAGCTGTACGATTCTCTCTCGGTCCTGTATGGTTCGCTGCCTTCTGGGGCCGATTCGGAGTGGAAATTGGCGTTGCGGTCTGTGCTGTACGGTGATGAGTTGTTGGCTAATGAGGCGTCTTGTTACGGCGCTCAGCAGAAGGAGCGAAATTTTGGGAAGCGGAAGGACTACGCGCGGCGACATGGGAATGGTGATCGGGTGACGGAGTTCTCGGCGATCACGGTGGCAAAGCCGCGAGAGGAGGATCGTCGGTATGTACCCGCGGGTGCAAGGTTGCCTGTTGCACCGGAGTCAGGAGAAGTGCTTCCAGTACAAGTCTCGACGGGGGAGGTTGATTGGGCGATCTCGCTGTTGGCGGAATTCCCAGCTGAACCGGCAGCTGATCAACCCGGTGATGGTGTGGAGATGCTGCTCGACCCGGAGCGGGTTCGCCAGGCACGAGAGAACACGGGACGCGGAGGGATTGGCGCTGAGACGACGGTCCTGTTTGTGAGTGATGCGCATCTCGGGTACGAGAATCGTGCGGAGACGGGGAGTGGGAAGACGGTGTCGTGGATTGAGGAGATTAATAGTCGGGACACGATGCGGCGGATTCGAACGATTGCGATGGAGCGGGACGTTGATGCGGTGATTCACACTGGTGATTTGCTGGATCACGAGGTGGATGCGGTGACGCTTGATGCTGCAGAGTCGAGTTTGCGTGATTTGACGCTCTGTGGTATCCCGGTGTACTGTATTCTCGGGACGCACGACCACAACGCAGCGAATCCGTTCTATTCGAATTCTGTGGATGGGATTGCGTGGATGAAAGACCAAGTGCGGAACGAGTACCTGATTGAACTCTCGACTAATCCGACGCCGGTTGCTGGCGGGCCGCTTGACGCGTACGGGGTCTCGGCGGAGAACGTTGGAATCGATGACGTCGGGACCTACGAGTCGCTTGGGTGGCGTCCGTCGGAGATTGCGTTCGGCGCGGCGTCGCCGGGGCCGAATGTGCTGTGTCTACACGATGGGGTGACGCCGTACCGGGACAGTTCGACTGCAGATGTTGATCTCGATGAGTTGCTCGCGCAGTCACGCGTCTCGTTCGACTGTGTGCTAGTGGGTGATGAGCATCGGCCGCGCGGCGATGACTTCGAGACTGGGTACTCGTTCGAGGCGATGGACGGAACACCAGTGTTGTACACGGGACCAGCAGCACGTGTCGGGCCAGCGTACCGTGATCACGACGGGTTTGTGACAGAACTCTCATTCTCTGACGCGGGGGTGACACCGACTCGGCACCCGATCTGA
- a CDS encoding BREX protein BrxB domain-containing protein — protein MPSDFQERLEEVERLVRDDRDEVGKRAGVPFIVFTYDPADEIEVDEEVRNLIDKLEYHNQNVAGIDMRELVLSTLEDRGILDRVADLERRDRDQLLDGLKSSLLDGGEMGKLASAIAEQAEKADTVIVYRMGILYPFASASTLMGQLETNTPDDTPIVFCYPAKVDDKSLRFLDESEGTYYRARVIGHE, from the coding sequence ATGCCTTCTGACTTTCAGGAACGGCTCGAAGAGGTCGAACGGCTCGTTCGAGATGACCGGGACGAAGTCGGGAAGCGGGCAGGAGTACCCTTTATTGTATTCACATACGACCCGGCTGACGAGATCGAGGTCGATGAGGAAGTCCGGAATCTCATCGATAAACTAGAGTACCATAATCAGAATGTCGCGGGAATCGATATGCGTGAACTAGTCCTTTCAACCCTCGAAGACCGTGGAATTCTGGACAGAGTTGCCGATCTCGAACGAAGAGATAGAGACCAGCTACTTGATGGGCTGAAATCATCTCTATTGGACGGCGGAGAGATGGGAAAACTGGCGTCTGCGATTGCAGAACAGGCAGAGAAAGCTGACACCGTCATTGTCTACCGAATGGGTATTCTCTACCCGTTCGCTAGCGCCTCCACTCTGATGGGGCAATTAGAAACGAACACGCCGGACGATACGCCAATCGTATTCTGTTATCCGGCGAAAGTAGATGACAAGAGCTTAAGATTCCTCGATGAATCTGAAGGAACATATTACCGCGCAAGAGTGATCGGACATGAGTGA
- a CDS encoding BrxA family protein gives MSNEHIEPGDGKETDAAASLDPKIAHHSTYIDETKTILSTYAECESYEELERQVVEGNILNKNTDEYRTNILREVTRRHLPDKEEYTETPLMQVVTAAVRSDVVDWCLYYEFAQDPFIRLVTTDFLYPEFERGTLAVQAVDIVEFIESIQENYADLRERSESTINEAATKYLTSLRNFGLLEGTQRKEFAVTYIPDETIAYVVYRLFQKGANSASEIIDHEDWKLFLMNESEVQRRIRDISPQYVTYEKRGSTERLVKKYDSMENLINAF, from the coding sequence ATGAGTAACGAGCATATCGAGCCGGGAGATGGCAAGGAAACAGATGCAGCGGCGAGTCTCGACCCGAAAATCGCCCACCACAGTACGTATATCGACGAAACCAAGACAATTCTCAGTACCTACGCTGAATGCGAATCCTACGAAGAGCTGGAGCGCCAAGTCGTAGAGGGGAACATCCTAAACAAGAACACGGACGAATACCGGACAAATATTCTCCGGGAAGTAACGCGTCGCCATCTCCCTGACAAGGAGGAGTACACGGAAACCCCGCTGATGCAGGTGGTGACTGCGGCCGTTCGTAGTGACGTGGTGGACTGGTGTCTTTATTACGAATTCGCCCAAGACCCGTTTATTCGACTCGTTACAACTGATTTCCTCTATCCAGAATTTGAGCGTGGAACGCTCGCAGTCCAAGCTGTCGACATCGTTGAATTCATCGAATCGATTCAAGAGAACTACGCGGATCTGCGAGAACGTTCAGAATCAACGATCAACGAGGCCGCTACCAAATATCTCACCTCCCTCCGTAACTTTGGCCTCCTAGAGGGAACCCAACGGAAGGAATTCGCAGTCACATACATCCCGGATGAAACCATCGCCTATGTAGTGTATCGGCTCTTCCAGAAAGGCGCAAACTCCGCGTCGGAAATCATCGATCACGAAGACTGGAAGTTGTTCCTCATGAATGAGTCAGAGGTGCAGCGACGGATTCGGGATATCTCCCCGCAATACGTAACCTACGAGAAACGTGGCTCTACAGAACGACTCGTCAAAAAGTACGATAGTATGGAGAACCTCATCAATGCCTTCTGA